From a region of the Theobroma cacao cultivar B97-61/B2 chromosome 8, Criollo_cocoa_genome_V2, whole genome shotgun sequence genome:
- the LOC18592555 gene encoding uncharacterized protein LOC18592555 isoform X2, with protein sequence MAVAVGRAVSATTTGVRLLSVSRSLASIQASSFVTALSSSKLGLWPVRIRNNEPDRKKLFVIRAARAESEGVSLGFRAPNFQVMFVCNHCPFVKHLKKDIVKLSNFYMKKGLAVVAISSNSVATHPQDGPQFMAEEAKLYNYPFPYLYDETQDVARDFGAVCTPEFFLFKKAGRRPFELVYHGQFDDSRPSNNVPVTGRDLSLAIDRVLSGQPVPSFQKPSVGCSIKWHPLKSS encoded by the exons atggCGGTTGCTGTTGGTCGAGCTGTATCAGCAACCACAACAGGCGTACGTTTACTGTCTGTCTCGCGCAGTTTAGCATCTATCCAGGCTTCATCATTTGTAACGGCGTTGTCATCTTCGAAGTTGGGTTTGTGGCCGGTGCGGATAAGGAACAATGAACCCGACAGAAAAAAGCTGTTTGTTATACGAGCTGCAAGAGCTGAGTCCGAAGGCGTTTCCCTTGGTTTCAGGGCTCCCAATTTCcag GTTATGTTTGTATGCAACCACTGCCCATTTGTTAAGCACCTTAAGAAGGATATTGTGAAGCTTTCAAATTTCTATATGAAG AAAGGGCTTGCAGTTGTTGCAATATCTTCGAATTCTGTAGCCACTCACCCTCAG GATGGGCCACAATTTATGGCAGAAGAGGCGAAACTATATAATTATCCTTTCCCTTACCTATATGATGAG ACTCAAGATGTTGCAAGAGATTTTGGAGCAGTTTGTACACCagaattttttctatttaaaaag GCTGGCAGGAGGCCATTTGAGCTGGTATATCATGGGCAATTTGATGATTCACGGCCAAGTAATAATGTTCCTGTTACTGGAAG GGACTTAAGCCTTGCTATAGATCGTGTTCTTAGTGGCCAACCAGTACCATCATTTCAGAAACCAAG TGTTGGATGCAGCATAAAGTGGCACCCATTAAAAAGCTCGTAG
- the LOC18592558 gene encoding dof zinc finger protein DOF1.2, with product MFTVCDQMLQCPPRPLPIDRKWKSNVELAPNCPRCASANTKFCYYNNYSLSQPRYFCKGCRRYWTKGGTLRNVPVGGGCRKSRRGKFSRAEKSGHLSMNYRKNLSSFGSHQDEMIGVSSSPDGDSGNRPEPASGSDIDLAVVFAKFLNQSTNFDHPEVVTQELPNEANERIDVWSYLEQDINSQNGSSMESQKPVVPSIPESFMLQETPQVNQQQEENKSIEELLETNHMNAFGLPNLLADETVQDALWSDDAASTTPNFDWQPVLQLQQFESFPVDDQLRISANLVIENWNSFDLSGFGLFSKP from the coding sequence ATGTTCACAGTTTGTGACCAGATGTTGCAGTGCCCTCCTAGGCCATTGCCTATTGACAGAAAGTGGAAATCCAATGTTGAACTTGCTCCGAATTGTCCACGTTGTGCCTCTGCCAATACGAAATTCTGTTACTACAACAACTACAGCTTGTCACAGCCCAGGTACTTTTGCAAAGGTTGCAGAAGGTATTGGACTAAAGGTGGCACTCTTAGGAATGTTCCTGTTGGTGGTGGCTGTCGCAAGAGTCGGAGAGGCAAGTTTAGCAGGGCCGAGAAAAGCGGTCATCTTTCCATGAATTATAGAAAGAATTTAAGTAGTTTTGGCAGTCACCAGGATGAGATGATTGGGGTTAGTAGTTCTCCTGATGGGGACTCAGGGAATCGACCAGAGCCTGCTAGCGGGTCGGATATTGATCTAGCAGTTGTTTTTGCTAAATTCTTGAACCAGAGCACAAATTTTGATCACCCTGAGGTTGTTACTCAAGAATTGCCTAATGAAGCTAATGAAAGGATTGATGTATGGAGTTATTTGGAACAAGATATCAACAGCCAGAATGGTTCATCGATGGAGAGCCAAAAACCAGTAGTTCCTTCAATTCCAGAATCTTTTATGCTTCAAGAAACGCCTCAAGTTAATCAACAGCAAGAAGAGAATAAAAGTATTGAGGAATTGTTGGAAACTAATCACATGAATGCATTTGGGTTACCAAATCTGTTAGCTGATGAAACGGTGCAGGATGCCTTGTGGTCTGATGATGCTGCAAGTACTACCCCAAACTTTGATTGGCAACCAGTGCTGCAGCTGCAACAGTTTGAGTCCTTTCCAGTGGATGATCAGCTAAGGATTTCTGCAAATTTGGTGATCGAAAATTGGAATTCCTTTGATCTTTCTGGGTTTGGTCTTTTTTCAAAACCTTGA
- the LOC18592559 gene encoding 15-cis-zeta-carotene isomerase, chloroplastic yields MATGLVVANSLLSSPHPLFKSAQKRPLQPISSISHLHSSKPKKPTNPAFLKAPSFHSDYCRIRVLARTSLGETDASADEPLPLVGEDSAAFNLGTQSIVSWVYFTVILGVVLYVLDVAWIDNSTGFGKAFIDAVSSLSDSPEIVMLTLILIFATIHSGLACFRNMGEKLLGKRAYRVLFAGVSLPLAVSTVVYFINHRYDGVQLWQLQNAPGVHQLVWLSNFISFFFLYPSTFNLLEVAAVDKPKMHLWETGIMRITRHPQMVGQVIWCLAHTIWIGNSVALAASIGLIGHHLFGVWNGDRRLAMQHGEAFEVVKKRTSIIPFAAILDGRQKLPNDYYREFIRLPYLTITALTLGAYFLHPVMQAASFRLHW; encoded by the exons ATGGCAACTGGTCTTGTAGTAGCAAACTCCTTACTTTCCTCTCCTCATCCACTCTTCAAAAGCGCTCAAAAGCGCCCTCTTCAACCCATCTCATCTATCTCTCATCTACACTCCTCAAAACCCAAGAAACCTACCAACCCAGCATTCCTTAAAGCCCCTTCTTTCCACTCAGATTATTGTAGAATTCGAGTTCTTGCTCGAACTTCCCTTGGGGAAACCGATGCCTCCGCAGACGAGCCCTTGCCTCTGGTGGGTGAGGACTCTGCAGCCTTCAATTTGGGGACCCAAAGCATTGtttcttgggtttattttaCTGTTATCTTGGGAGTTGTTCTTTATGTTCTCGATGTTGCCTGGATTGATAACTCAACTGGGTTTGGAAAAGCTTTTATCGATGCTGTTTCAAGCCTCTCTGACAGCCCTGAG ATTGTAATGTTGACCCTTATCCTCATATTTGCCACTATCCACAGTGGCTTGGCTTGTTTCCGGAACATGggtgagaaactcttgggaAAACGTGCATATCGTGTTCTATTTGCTGGTGTATCTCTTCCCTTGGCTGTTAGCACGGTT GTATACTTCATCAACCACAGGTATGATGGAGTGCAGTTATGGCAGCTTCAAAATGCTCCTGGAGTCCATCAACTTGTGTGgctctcaaattttatttccttctttttcctatATCCTTCTACCTTTAATTTATTGGAAGTAGCAGCTGTTGACAAGCCTAAAATGCATCTTTGGGAAACTGGCATCATGAGAATCACCCGGCATCCACAG ATGGTAGGGCAGGTTATCTGGTGCTTGGCCCACACAATTTGGATTGGAAACTCTGTAGCCCTTGCAGCCTCAATTGGTTTGATTGGACATCATCTATTCGGTGTTTGGAATGGTGACAGGAGACTAGCTATGCAACATGGCGAGGCTTTTGAAGTCGTAAAGAAGCGAACAAGCATCATTCCATTTGCAGCTATCCTCGATGGCCGTCAAAAATTGCCCAATGATTACTACAGGGAATTTATTCGGTTGCCCTATTTGACCATCACTGCATTGACACTAGGTGCATATTTTCTGCATCCAGTAATGCAAGCAGCTAGTTTCCGGCTCCATTGGTAG
- the LOC18592556 gene encoding LRR receptor-like serine/threonine-protein kinase RCH1 yields MSSNAITIILLFLNISLLPAISALNQEGLSLLSWLSTFNSSSSAAFFSSWNPSHQNPCRWDYIKCSDGFVSEIAITSINLSNSFPTQILYFQHLTTLVLSHGNLTGEIPPSIGNLSSLVTLNLSFNAFTGNIPAEIGKLADLQSLSLNTNFLHGGIPREIGNCSKLQQLELFDNHLSGKIPTEIGKLVALQIFRAGGNSGIQGEIPMQISNCKQLSFLGLADTAISGQLPSNIGELKNLKTLSIYTSNLNGHIPPEIGNSSALEDLFLYGNQLSGQIPEELGLLKNLKRVLLWQNQLSGRIPESLGNCSGMAVIDFSLNYLSGKVPLSLANLVALEELLLSGNNISGKIPPFAGNFSSLKQLELDNNRFSGEIPPAIGQLKELSQFFAWQNQLHGSIPTELANCEKLQHLDLSHNFLTGSVPSSLFNLKNLTQLLLISNRLSDEIPQNIGNCTSLTRLRLGSNSFSGHIPSGIGLLHSLSFLELSENQFTGEIPPDIGNCTRLEMVDLRGNKLQGTIPASFEFLAGLNVLDLSMNNIGGTIPQNLGKLTSLNKMVISGNYITGFIPKSLGNCKDLQLLDISRNKIAGSIPEEIGRLQGLDILFNLSWNALTGPIPESFSNLSKLANLDLSHNMLTGSLRVLGGLDNLVSLDVSYNNFSGILPDTKLFHDLPSAAFSGNQELCINRSECHLSGNPHGKKSTRNLIMRTLFSVAVTIVVVIVAVFLFIRVHGAKNEDDFLDWHFTPFQKLNFSVNDILTSLSDSNIVGKGCSGMVYRVETPTKQVVAVKKLWPIKKGEFPERDLFSAEVQTLGSIRHKNIVRLLGCCDNGKTRLLLFDYISNGSLAGLLHENRVFLDWDARYKIILGAAQGLAYLHHDCIPPIVHRDIKANNILVGPQFEPFLADFGLAKLVDASESPRAANIVAGSYGYIAPEYGYSMRITEKSDVYSFGVVLLEVLTGKEPTDNQIPDGVHIITWINTEIRERKKDFTTILDQLLLIRSSTQIQEMLQVLGVALLCVNPCPEERPTMKDVTAMLKEIRHENEDYEKPNLLGKGIANNPEAAVHCSSFSRSSEPLISSPS; encoded by the exons ATGTCAAGCAATGCTATCACTATTATTCTCTTGTTTCTCAACATCTCTTTGCTTCCAGCCATCTCTGCCTTGAACCAAGAAGGCCTCTCTTTGCTTTCATGGCTTTCAACATTCAATTCTTCTTCATCTGCTGCTTTCTTCTCTTCATGGAATCCGTCCCACCAGAATCCATGCAGATGGGATTACATAAAATGTAGTGATGGATTTGTTAGTGAAATCGCAATAACCTCCATCAATCTCAGTAACAGTTTTCCCACCCAGATCCTTTATTTTCAGCATCTTACTACTCTGGTCCTTTCACATGGAAATCTCACTGGAGAAATTCCACCTTCGATAGGAAACTTGTCATCACTGGTCACCCTGAACCTTAGTTTTAATGCTTTCACAGGAAATATCCCAGCTGAGATTGGAAAGTTAGCTGACTTGCAGTCATTGTCTCTGAATACAAACTTTTTACATGGTGGGATTCCAAGGGAAATTGGAAACTGTTCAAAGCTTCAGCAGCTTGAACTGTTTGATAACCATCTATCTGGAAAGATTCCTACAGAAATAGGAAAATTGGTGGCTCTGCAGATTTTCCGGGCAGGTGGGAACTCAGGTATCCAGGGTGAAATCCCAATGCAGATATCAAATTGCAAacaactttcttttcttggtcTAGCAGATACTGCTATTTCAGGGCAACTTCCAAGTAATATAGGGGAACTGAAGAATCTCAAAACTCTTTCAATCTATACAAGCAATCTTAATGGTCACATCCCACCAGAAATTGGTAATTCTTCAGCTTTAGAGGACTTGTTTCTTTATGGAAACCAACTTTCTGGTCAGATTCCCGAAGAACTGGGTTTATTGAAAAATCTCAAGAGGGTGTTACTGTGGCAGAACCAGCTAAGCGGGAGAATTCCAGAATCTCTGGGCAACTGTTCGGGTATGGCTGTCATTGATTTCTCATTGAATTATCTAAGTGGTAAAGTTCCTTTGTCTCTTGCCAATTTAGTTGCATTGGAGGAGCTTCTTTTGTCTGGGAACAACATTTCTGGTAAGATACCTCCTTTTGCTGGCAACTTTTCGAGCCTAAAGCAACTGGAATTAGATAACAACAGATTTTCCGGCGAGATTCCACCAGCCATTGGACAACTAAAGGAGCTTTCTCAGTTCTTTGCCTGGCAGAATCAGCTTCATGGAAGCATACCAACTGAGCTAGCCAACTGTGAGAAACTTCAACATTTGGATCTTTCCCACAATTTCCTTACTGGTTCTGTTCCGAGTTCTCTGTTCAATTTGAAGAACTTGACCCAATTGTTGTTGATATCAAACAGACTTTCAGATGAAATTCCACAAAATATTGGTAATTGCACCAGCTTGACCCGTTTAAGGCTGGGATCAAACAGCTTTAGCGGTCATATTCCATCAGGAATTGGGCTTTTACACAGTTTGAGCTTTCTTGAATTGTCAGAAAATCAATTTACTGGAGAAATTCCTCCTGACATTGGCAACTGCACTCGTTTAGAAATGGTAGATTTGCGCGGAAATAAGCTCCAAGGTACAATTCCAGCGTCTTTTGAATTTCTTGCTGGTCTTAACGTCCTCGACCTTTCAATGAACAATATAGGAGGCACCATTCCTCAGAATTTGGGGAAGCTCACATCCTTAAACAAAATGGTAATCAGTGGAAACTACATAACAGGTTTTATCCCAAAGTCACTAGGAAATTGTAAGGATTTGCAGTTGTTGGACATTAGCAGAAATAAAATTGCTGGTTCTATCCCAGAAGAGATTGGTCGATTGCAAGGACTGGATATACTCTTCAACTTGAGTTGGAATGCTTTAACAGGACCTATTCCAGAAAGCTTTTCAAATCTCTCAAAACTGGCCAACTTAGACCTCTCTCACAACATGCTAACTGGGAGCCTGAGGGTACTAGGTGGTCTTGACAATCTTGTTTCTTTGGATGTCtcatacaataatttttcaGGTATCCTTCCAGATACTAAGTTATTCCATGATCTCCCCTCCGCCGCATTTTCTGGCAATCAAGAACTCTGCATTAACAGAAGCGAGTGCCACTTGAGTGGAAATCCCCATGGCAAAAAATCAACCAGAAATCTCATCATGCGCACTCTTTTCAGTGTAGCTGTAACTATTGTAGTAGTCATTGTTGCTGTGTTTTTGTTTATCAGAGTTCATGGAGCCAAAAATGAAGATGATTTTTTGGACTGGCATTTTACCCCATTCCAAAAGCTTAACTTCTCGGTGAATGATATTTTGACGAGTCTGTCTGATTCAAACATCGTTGGAAAGGGTTGTTCGGGCATGGTTTATCGTGTTGAGACACCCACGAAGCAGGTTGTTGCAGTGAAGAAGCTATGGCCAATAAAAAAGGGTGAGTTTCCCGAGAGGGATTTGTTTTCTGCAGAAGTTCAGACTCTTGGGTCAATAAGGCATAAAAATATAGTGAGGCTACTGGGATGCTGTGATAATGGAAAAACTAGATTACTCTTGTTTGATTACATCAGTAATGGAAGTTTGGCTGGATTACTGCATGAGAACAGGGTATTCTTGGACTGGGATGCAAGATATAAGATCATACTGGGAGCTGCTCAAGGTTTAGCTTATCTTCATCATGATTGTATTCCACCAATAGTTCATCGTGATATCAAAGCCAATAACATCTTGGTGGGACCACAGTTTGAACCTTTCTTGGCGGACTTTGGTCTGGCAAAGCTAGTTGATGCTTCAGAAAGTCCGAGAGCTGCCAACATAGTTGCAGGTTCTTACGGGTACATCGCTCCTG AGTATGGATACAGCATGAGGATCACAGAGAAGAGTGATGTGTACAGCTTTGGCGTGGTGCTCCTAGAGGTTTTAACAGGAAAGGAACCGACCGATAACCAGATTCCAGATGGTGTCCACATTATTACTTGGATTAACACGGAAATtcgagaaaggaaaaaagactTCACAACCATTCTTGACCAGCTGCTCCTCATAAGATCAAGTACACAAATCCAAGAGATGCTTCAAGTGCTCGGGGTGGCTCTCCTATGTGTCAATCCATGTCCCGAGGAACGTCCCACTATGAAAGATGTAACAGCAATGTTGAAAGAGATCAGGCACGAGAATGAGGATTATGAGAAACCAAATCTCCTCGGAAAAGGAATAGCAAACAACCCGGAGGCTGCAGTTCATTGCTCTAGTTTCTCTAGATCATCTGAGCCTCTGATTAGTTCACCTTCTTAG
- the LOC18592555 gene encoding uncharacterized protein LOC18592555 isoform X1: MAVAVGRAVSATTTGVRLLSVSRSLASIQASSFVTALSSSKLGLWPVRIRNNEPDRKKLFVIRAARAESEGVSLGFRAPNFQLPEPLTGKIWTLEDFESYPALLVMFVCNHCPFVKHLKKDIVKLSNFYMKKGLAVVAISSNSVATHPQDGPQFMAEEAKLYNYPFPYLYDETQDVARDFGAVCTPEFFLFKKAGRRPFELVYHGQFDDSRPSNNVPVTGRDLSLAIDRVLSGQPVPSFQKPSVGCSIKWHPLKSS, translated from the exons atggCGGTTGCTGTTGGTCGAGCTGTATCAGCAACCACAACAGGCGTACGTTTACTGTCTGTCTCGCGCAGTTTAGCATCTATCCAGGCTTCATCATTTGTAACGGCGTTGTCATCTTCGAAGTTGGGTTTGTGGCCGGTGCGGATAAGGAACAATGAACCCGACAGAAAAAAGCTGTTTGTTATACGAGCTGCAAGAGCTGAGTCCGAAGGCGTTTCCCTTGGTTTCAGGGCTCCCAATTTCcag TTGCCAGAGCCTCTAACTGGGAAGATTTGGACTTTGGAAGATTTTGAATCATATCCTGCTTTATTG GTTATGTTTGTATGCAACCACTGCCCATTTGTTAAGCACCTTAAGAAGGATATTGTGAAGCTTTCAAATTTCTATATGAAG AAAGGGCTTGCAGTTGTTGCAATATCTTCGAATTCTGTAGCCACTCACCCTCAG GATGGGCCACAATTTATGGCAGAAGAGGCGAAACTATATAATTATCCTTTCCCTTACCTATATGATGAG ACTCAAGATGTTGCAAGAGATTTTGGAGCAGTTTGTACACCagaattttttctatttaaaaag GCTGGCAGGAGGCCATTTGAGCTGGTATATCATGGGCAATTTGATGATTCACGGCCAAGTAATAATGTTCCTGTTACTGGAAG GGACTTAAGCCTTGCTATAGATCGTGTTCTTAGTGGCCAACCAGTACCATCATTTCAGAAACCAAG TGTTGGATGCAGCATAAAGTGGCACCCATTAAAAAGCTCGTAG
- the LOC18592557 gene encoding uncharacterized protein LOC18592557 has product MASVQYSLGSYLGQNRNFKPLSIVQPGNARHSINLVTKQPISKALFTQLPIEGDKKHSNYGSKIKEGEWRVCCSDDGSCGIAPQWSTPSVLDLIQDFYSAINVKDTQKLDQLLSHDCVFQELIFYMPFNGKQNVINFLQGLMEAMGQNVHFVLDTLMEGEKLTASVTWHLEWKGKEIPFTNGCSLFECQQVDGKLIIRKITGVEEFPVKPGDLVLKLLKAVSSVFDSFPFAAEQLLTRSHGTHEGLIKLLEMLGAYKKN; this is encoded by the exons atGGCTTCCGTTCAATATTCTTTAGGATCTTACCTGGGCCAAAACAGGAACTTCAAGCCATTGTCTATTGTTCAACCAGGCAATGCCAGGCATTCCATCAATCTAGTCACAAAACAGCCTATCTCTAAAGCCCTATTTACACAACTACCAATAGAAGGAGACAAGAAGCACTCGAATTATGGCAGTAAGATCAAAGAAGGTGAATGGAGGGTCTGTTGCAGTGACGATGGGTCATGTGGGATCGCTCCCCAGTGGTCCACGCCTTCAGTATTAGACTTGATCCAGGATTTCTATAGTGCCATCAATGTCAAGGACACCCAAAAATTGGATCAACTTCTTTCACATGATTGTGTATTTCAGGAGCTCATATTTTACATGCCCTTTAATGGAAAACAG AATGTTATAAACTTTCTGCAAGGTTTGATGGAGGCAATGGGGCAAAATGTTCATTTTGTCCTTGATACTTTGATGGAAGGCGAGAAGTTAACTGCAAGTGTAACTTGGCATCTAG AGTGGAAAGGCAAAGAGATACCATTTACTAATGGTTGCAGTCTCTTTGAATGTCAACAAGTTGATGGAAAGCTTATTATCAG GAAAATCACTGGAGTAGAAGAATTTCCTGTGAAGCCTGGAGATTTGGTGCTG AAACTGTTGAAGGCAGTAAGCAGTGTTTTTGACAGCTTCCCCTTCGCAGCTGAAC AGTTGCTGACAAGATCCCATGGAACACATGAGGGACTAATCAAGCTTCTAGAAATGCTTGGTGCTTATAAGAAGAACTAG